TCGAAGCCCTCACCGACGGTCTTGCCCTGCCGGTAGCGGAAGTAGATGCCCTCCAGGATCACGGCGAGCTTGAAGAACGCGAAGCCGAGATACCAGGCCATCGCCGAGGTGTCCCGCCCGGACGTGGCCGTGTAGCGGGCCACGAGGTCGTCGATGCGAGGGAAACCGGGGGCGGTGGCGACGCTGCTGATCTCGTCCCCCAACGCCTCGCCCTCGGTGTAGGCGACGAGCAGGGCGACGTCGGTGAGCGGATCGCCGAGCGTCGACATCTCCCAGTCCAGCACGGCGGTGATCTCGTCGTCGGCGCCCACCAGGAGGTTGTCGAGCCGGTAGTCACCGTGCACGATCGTGGGTGCCGATGACGTCGGGAGCCGTTTCGACAGCCGCTCCCGCAACGTGTCGATGCCGGGCAGGTCGCGGCTGCGCGAGGCGTCGAGCTGTTTGCCCCACCGGCGCAACTGGCGTTCGAGATAGCCCTCCGGCCTGCCGAACTCGGCGAGCCCCACCGAGGCGTAGTCCACCGCGTGGAGCCGGGCCAGCGTGTCGATCATCGCCTCGGCGATCCGCCGGGTGCGGTCCGGTCCGAGTGCTTCGAGCTGGTCACGGCGTCGGTAGGGCGTGCCCTCGACGTAGTCCATGACGTAGAACGGAGCGCCGAGGACGGACTCGTCGGTACACAGCAGGACGGTGGGCGGTACGGGTACCTCGGTGTCGCCGAGCGCGCTGATGACCGTGTGCTCCCGCGCCATGTCGTGGGCCGTGGGCAGGACGTGGCCCAGGGGAGGGCGGCGGACCACCCACCGGTGGGTGCCGTCGTCGACGACGTAGGTCAGGTTCGACCGGCCGCCCTCCACGAGCTGGGCGCGCAACGGTCCGGTGACCAGACCGGGCCGCTCGGCGTCGAGATGCTCCCGCAGCCGGGCCGGATCGAGTCCGGGTGGGGTCTCCTCGCTCATGTGATCTCCTCGTCGTGGCGGGCACGGCGCCGCGCGCGGCCGGTCCTCCAGGCCGATCGGCACCGTGCCCGCCGGGGCTTCGTGCTCCGGTGTGCCGGGCGAGTTACGGCACCAGCAGCGCGACCGTCTCGGCTACACAGGCCGGCTTCTCGACGTTTTCGATCTCGATGGTCCATCGCACCACCGCCCGGCTGCCCCCGGAGCCGGGCGTGACCGAGAGCAGCTCGGCGTGGGCCCTGATCCGCGAGCCGACCTTCACCGGCTGCGGGAACCGCACCTTGTTGAGGCCGTAGTTGATGCCCATGCTCAGACCCTCGACGCGGTAGATGTCCGCGCCGAGCTTGGGGATCAACGACAGCGTCAGGTAGCCGTGCGCGATCGGCCCTCCGAAGGGCCCCTTGGCCGCCTTGTCGAGATCGACGTGGATCCACTGGTGGTCGCCGGTGGCGTCGGCGAAGAGGTTCA
The window above is part of the Saccharomonospora glauca K62 genome. Proteins encoded here:
- a CDS encoding phosphotransferase family protein, giving the protein MSEETPPGLDPARLREHLDAERPGLVTGPLRAQLVEGGRSNLTYVVDDGTHRWVVRRPPLGHVLPTAHDMAREHTVISALGDTEVPVPPTVLLCTDESVLGAPFYVMDYVEGTPYRRRDQLEALGPDRTRRIAEAMIDTLARLHAVDYASVGLAEFGRPEGYLERQLRRWGKQLDASRSRDLPGIDTLRERLSKRLPTSSAPTIVHGDYRLDNLLVGADDEITAVLDWEMSTLGDPLTDVALLVAYTEGEALGDEISSVATAPGFPRIDDLVARYTATSGRDTSAMAWYLGFAFFKLAVILEGIYFRYRQGKTVGEGFDRLGASVAPLVARGNSVLKED
- a CDS encoding MaoC family dehydratase, producing the protein MTGPRVFPDLEAFAAAVGEPLGTGPWHEVTQEQVNLFADATGDHQWIHVDLDKAAKGPFGGPIAHGYLTLSLIPKLGADIYRVEGLSMGINYGLNKVRFPQPVKVGSRIRAHAELLSVTPGSGGSRAVVRWTIEIENVEKPACVAETVALLVP